A window of the Amycolatopsis solani genome harbors these coding sequences:
- a CDS encoding winged helix-turn-helix transcriptional regulator codes for MTGGSQLTPTGAEARYEVFHTDCVARDVVDHVTSRWGIWVLISLQRTDLRFFELRESIEGISEKMLSQSLRALVRDGLIWRRVEPTTPPQVTYGLTEFGRDVGEPLLELFDRITRRLAD; via the coding sequence ATGACCGGAGGCTCGCAGCTCACCCCCACCGGCGCCGAGGCCCGATATGAGGTGTTTCACACCGACTGCGTCGCGCGGGACGTCGTCGACCACGTCACCAGCCGGTGGGGCATCTGGGTGCTGATCTCGTTGCAGCGCACCGATCTCAGGTTCTTCGAGCTGCGGGAGAGCATCGAAGGCATCAGCGAGAAGATGCTCTCCCAGTCGCTGCGCGCGCTGGTGCGGGACGGCCTGATCTGGCGGCGGGTCGAGCCCACGACACCGCCGCAGGTCACCTACGGGCTGACCGAGTTCGGCCGGGACGTCGGCGAGCCGCTGCTGGAGCTGTTCGACCGGATCACGCGCCGGCTCGCGGACTAG
- a CDS encoding MarR family winged helix-turn-helix transcriptional regulator — MTSTSVQDVSGRLYLAVGRLSRSLRQAGVPGPGHGAISALATLVNSGQLRLGDLAAKEGVAAATMSRIIASLVEAGYVSRESDPVDRRAWLAKATEEGERLVSGVRSTRVQELNRRLDRLSPEHREALTAAIPALEALIADD; from the coding sequence GTGACGAGCACATCGGTCCAGGACGTCTCGGGCAGGTTGTACCTGGCCGTCGGAAGGCTGTCCCGGTCACTGCGGCAGGCCGGGGTGCCGGGCCCGGGCCACGGCGCCATTTCGGCGCTGGCGACCCTGGTGAACTCCGGCCAGCTCCGCCTCGGCGACCTCGCGGCCAAGGAGGGCGTCGCCGCGGCGACGATGTCGCGGATCATCGCGTCCCTGGTCGAGGCCGGCTACGTCAGCCGCGAGTCCGACCCGGTCGACCGCCGGGCGTGGCTGGCGAAGGCGACCGAGGAGGGCGAGCGGCTCGTCTCGGGCGTCCGGTCGACGCGGGTGCAGGAGCTGAACCGGCGCCTCGACCGGCTGTCCCCCGAGCACCGTGAGGCGCTGACGGCGGCGATCCCGGCACTCGAGGCCCTGATCGCGGACGACTGA
- a CDS encoding SDR family oxidoreductase: MIVVTGATGNVGRPLTRALAEAGQQVTAVSRHAADVPDGVRHVVGDLADPAGLEPVLAGAKALFLLLSGDLHAVGADPAGVIGRAARAGVGRIVLLSTLGVVTRPFGTTRIAMRALEDAVREAGVDWAVLRPGGFASNALWWAESVRTQGVVAAPFGDTGVPVVDPVDIAEVAAACLLDDRHAGGVYELTGPAVITPRQQAAAIADALGSPVRFHELSRAEAKAGMTRSMPAELADDTLDILGAPSPAEVRVSPDVERVLDRAPRTFADWAARNAAAFR, translated from the coding sequence ATGATCGTGGTGACCGGGGCGACCGGGAACGTGGGCCGGCCGCTGACGCGGGCGCTGGCCGAGGCGGGTCAGCAGGTGACGGCGGTGTCGCGGCACGCCGCCGACGTGCCCGACGGCGTCCGGCACGTGGTGGGCGACTTGGCGGATCCCGCCGGTCTCGAGCCCGTGCTGGCCGGCGCGAAGGCGTTGTTCCTCCTGCTCTCCGGGGACCTGCACGCCGTCGGGGCCGATCCCGCCGGCGTCATCGGACGGGCCGCGCGCGCCGGGGTCGGCCGGATCGTCCTGCTGTCCACCCTCGGCGTGGTGACCCGGCCCTTCGGCACGACGCGGATCGCCATGCGCGCGCTCGAGGACGCGGTGCGGGAAGCCGGCGTGGACTGGGCCGTCCTGCGGCCGGGCGGCTTCGCCTCCAACGCGCTGTGGTGGGCCGAGAGCGTCCGCACCCAGGGGGTCGTCGCCGCCCCCTTCGGTGACACCGGGGTGCCGGTCGTCGACCCGGTGGACATCGCCGAGGTCGCCGCGGCCTGCCTGCTGGACGACCGGCACGCCGGCGGCGTGTACGAGCTGACCGGGCCGGCGGTGATCACGCCGCGGCAGCAGGCGGCCGCCATCGCCGACGCGCTGGGCTCGCCGGTGCGGTTCCACGAGCTTTCCCGCGCCGAGGCCAAAGCCGGCATGACGCGGAGCATGCCCGCCGAACTCGCCGACGACACCCTGGACATCCTCGGCGCGCCGAGTCCCGCCGAGGTGCGCGTCAGCCCCGACGTCGAGCGGGTCCTCGACCGCGCTCCGCGCACCTTCGCCGACTGGGCCGCGCGCAACGCCGCCGCGTTCCGCTAG
- a CDS encoding thiazole synthase produces the protein MDQEPLVIGTSKLTSRLIIGTGGAANLAVLERALVASGTELTTVAMRRADAEGGSGVLELLNRLGIELLPNTAGCRTAAEAVLTAQLAREALGTDLIKLEVHADDRTLLPDPFETLDAAERLAADGFTVFAYTNDDPVLALRLEEAGCAAVMPLGAPIGTGLGIRNPHNIELIVSRAGVPVILDAGIGTASDATLAMELGCDAVLLSTAVTRAADPERMASAMRSAVVAGHLARSAGRVPQRFWAQASSPPR, from the coding sequence GTGGACCAAGAACCGCTGGTCATCGGCACCTCGAAGCTGACGTCCCGGCTGATCATCGGCACCGGCGGCGCGGCCAACCTGGCCGTGCTCGAACGTGCGCTGGTCGCGTCCGGCACCGAGCTGACCACCGTCGCCATGCGCCGCGCGGACGCCGAGGGCGGCTCCGGCGTGCTCGAGCTCCTGAACCGGCTCGGCATCGAGCTGCTGCCGAACACCGCGGGCTGCCGCACGGCCGCCGAAGCCGTGCTCACCGCGCAGCTCGCGCGGGAGGCCCTCGGCACCGATCTGATCAAGCTCGAAGTCCACGCCGACGACCGGACGCTGCTGCCGGACCCGTTCGAGACCCTCGACGCGGCCGAACGGCTGGCCGCCGACGGGTTCACCGTGTTCGCCTACACGAACGACGACCCGGTGCTCGCGCTGCGCCTGGAGGAGGCGGGGTGCGCCGCGGTGATGCCGCTGGGCGCGCCGATCGGCACCGGCCTCGGCATCCGGAATCCGCACAACATCGAGCTCATCGTTTCGCGGGCGGGCGTGCCGGTGATCCTGGACGCGGGAATCGGCACGGCGTCGGACGCGACGCTGGCGATGGAGCTCGGCTGCGACGCCGTCCTGCTGTCCACGGCCGTCACTCGGGCGGCCGATCCGGAGCGGATGGCTTCGGCGATGCGTTCGGCCGTCGTCGCCGGTCACCTGGCCCGGAGCGCGGGGCGCGTGCCGCAGCGGTTCTGGGCGCAGGCGTCGAGTCCACCTCGGTGA